In a single window of the Bacteroidota bacterium genome:
- a CDS encoding ABC transporter permease, producing the protein MIFLALFRESVLFALHALRVNRLRTILSLLGVTIGIFAIITVFTAVDSMEKKVRESMSSLGENVVYVEKWPWTFGPEYPWWKYINRPLPDIKELEEVKRRTTLADAVVFVADMRKTVSAGTSFVENCIVTAASHDFDQVNTFDIKTGRYFSELESETGRAVAVIGSAVADALFPSTDPVGQTIKLFGRNVEVVGVVAQQGESMFGTSLDAKVLLPMHYARTLVDITAEEYQPHLLVKARNGVKTEDLTDELEGVMRGLRRLKPTSDDNFALNEVSLLAQPTQEVFNLLGTIGWIIGAFSILVGGFGIANIMFVSVRERTSQIGIQKSLGARNSFILMQFMIESVVLCLIGGILGLLLVWVISVLVASLLDFDFSLSLANVVLGISISILIGLISGFIPSYSASQLDPVEAIRSNA; encoded by the coding sequence GTGATTTTTCTGGCGTTATTTCGTGAAAGTGTGTTGTTTGCGTTGCATGCATTGCGCGTAAACCGGCTGCGCACTATCCTTTCGCTGCTTGGCGTTACCATTGGCATTTTTGCCATTATTACAGTGTTTACGGCAGTTGATTCGATGGAGAAAAAAGTGCGGGAGAGTATGTCGTCGCTGGGCGAAAATGTAGTTTATGTAGAAAAATGGCCGTGGACATTCGGGCCGGAATATCCCTGGTGGAAATATATTAACCGGCCTTTGCCCGACATTAAGGAACTTGAAGAAGTGAAGCGCCGCACCACGCTGGCTGATGCGGTAGTGTTTGTAGCGGATATGCGTAAAACTGTTTCGGCAGGCACATCGTTTGTTGAAAACTGTATAGTTACAGCGGCCTCACATGATTTTGACCAGGTAAATACATTCGACATTAAAACGGGGCGCTATTTTTCGGAGCTTGAATCAGAAACCGGGCGTGCAGTGGCTGTAATTGGCAGCGCAGTGGCAGATGCGCTTTTCCCGTCAACCGATCCGGTGGGGCAAACCATAAAACTGTTTGGGCGTAATGTAGAAGTGGTGGGCGTGGTGGCGCAACAGGGCGAAAGCATGTTTGGCACCAGCCTCGATGCAAAGGTGTTGCTGCCCATGCACTACGCGCGTACGCTGGTTGACATTACTGCGGAAGAATATCAGCCACACCTGCTTGTAAAAGCGCGCAACGGTGTAAAAACAGAAGATCTTACCGACGAACTTGAAGGTGTAATGCGTGGTTTGCGCCGGCTCAAACCTACCAGCGATGATAATTTTGCGCTCAATGAAGTGAGTTTGCTGGCACAGCCTACACAGGAAGTGTTTAATTTGCTGGGCACCATTGGCTGGATTATCGGCGCGTTTTCTATTCTGGTGGGCGGCTTTGGCATTGCCAATATTATGTTTGTATCCGTGCGCGAACGTACCAGCCAAATTGGCATTCAGAAGTCTCTTGGCGCGCGTAATTCGTTTATTCTGATGCAGTTTATGATCGAGTCGGTGGTGCTTTGTCTTATTGGCGGCATACTTGGGTTGCTGCTGGTGTGGGTCATTTCTGTCCTTGTGGCTTCGCTGCTTGATTTTGATTTTTCATTGTCGCTGGCCAATGTGGTGCTGGGCATCAGCATTTCAATTCTCATCGGACTTATTTCTGGTTTCATTCCCTCCTACTCGGCTTCACAGCTTGATCCGGTAGAAGCAATCCGCAGCAACGCATGA